The following are from one region of the Hymenobacter sp. YIM 151858-1 genome:
- a CDS encoding class I SAM-dependent methyltransferase has protein sequence MNSTVVSPLTGKGNVDFIKRYHVKDIVEAWRDQLQIDISSEFSGVDIDSFGLYRCNDTDLLFFDPKFEGSEYIYKSLHDGFEWYYVEDKWEYDIAISEIEKDKYCLEIGCGSGAFIKKAIQKGINIVGLETNSDAVFKAQKAGLPIYLGSVEDAIVKLNNRPDYVLAFQVLEHIAEPYEFIKMMIDSLAPKGRLVICVPNADSFYKYDNNVLDMPPHHQTRWSYSVFKKLESIFPVKLISAKYEPLNHWHTESWFNANKNYFRVNKWYGKLLFNRITIPVIHKFLQSKWRQKIKGHTIYVTFEKI, from the coding sequence ATGAATAGTACAGTTGTTAGTCCTCTTACCGGAAAAGGTAATGTTGATTTTATTAAGCGTTATCATGTCAAAGATATTGTTGAGGCGTGGCGTGATCAGTTACAAATAGATATATCTTCTGAGTTTAGTGGGGTTGATATTGATTCTTTTGGCTTATACAGATGCAATGATACTGATCTTTTATTTTTTGATCCAAAGTTTGAAGGTTCTGAATATATATACAAGTCACTCCATGATGGATTTGAATGGTATTACGTTGAGGATAAATGGGAGTATGATATAGCTATTAGTGAGATTGAAAAAGATAAATATTGTTTAGAGATAGGTTGTGGTTCCGGTGCATTTATAAAGAAAGCTATACAAAAAGGCATTAACATTGTGGGTCTGGAAACAAATTCAGACGCAGTATTTAAAGCGCAAAAAGCAGGTTTACCAATATATTTGGGTAGTGTTGAAGATGCTATAGTAAAATTGAACAATAGACCTGATTATGTATTGGCGTTCCAAGTGCTCGAGCATATAGCCGAGCCATATGAGTTTATCAAAATGATGATAGATTCATTAGCGCCTAAGGGTCGCTTGGTCATTTGCGTTCCGAATGCAGATAGTTTTTATAAATATGATAATAATGTATTAGATATGCCGCCACATCATCAAACTAGGTGGTCTTACTCCGTATTCAAAAAATTGGAGTCGATATTCCCTGTTAAATTAATATCGGCTAAGTATGAGCCATTAAATCATTGGCATACTGAATCCTGGTTTAACGCTAATAAAAATTATTTTAGGGTTAATAAATGGTATGGTAAATTGCTATTTAATAGAATTACTATACCGGTTATACATAAGTTTCTGCAATCCAAATGGAGGCAGAAAATTAAGGGGCATACAATTTATGTTACGTTTGAGAAAATATAG
- a CDS encoding glycosyltransferase family 4 protein: MHIVFISHDASRTGAPIVLLHLLRWLKQQGVCSFSVLLLKGGELFPQFEQLASTYVWEPPVRPYVPVPAEPFIKRVLKRLKLEFHQSAPVIDYAIDHQNRIIDHLQKNNPQIIYGNTVVTSEVVVRLKSELNCKSVCHVHELEIAIEDYFGEEKFAKTLPDIDLIISASDAVTYNLEKKFKLPQGRIKKVYEFVPKEEEQPIVQVVDDVLDSLSIPRDSSIVIGSGTYEWRKSPDVFVQIANYIKINHEHAMPYFVWVGGDLESIEWKKLQYDIARFKLEGHVQFIGKRSNALDYIRAADLFLLTSREDPYPLVCLEAATLGKPVLCFDQSGGMPEFVENQNGVVVPYLRFDLMGEAIISLLADPERCKQLGRNARQKVTEEHGVEKAGKQIFYILCELANIT; this comes from the coding sequence ATGCATATTGTTTTCATTAGCCACGATGCTTCAAGGACAGGTGCTCCAATTGTATTGTTGCATTTACTTCGATGGCTGAAACAACAAGGTGTATGCAGCTTTTCAGTTTTGCTGCTGAAAGGTGGTGAGCTATTCCCTCAATTTGAGCAACTAGCTTCAACATATGTTTGGGAACCACCGGTGAGGCCTTATGTTCCTGTGCCAGCAGAACCGTTTATCAAGAGGGTTCTTAAAAGGTTAAAGCTTGAATTTCATCAATCAGCACCTGTTATAGATTATGCTATTGATCATCAGAATAGAATAATTGACCATTTGCAAAAAAATAATCCTCAAATTATTTATGGAAACACGGTGGTTACATCTGAAGTAGTTGTTCGATTGAAAAGCGAATTGAATTGCAAATCTGTTTGCCATGTTCATGAGCTTGAAATAGCAATTGAAGATTATTTTGGTGAGGAAAAATTTGCTAAAACCTTGCCTGATATTGATTTGATAATCTCTGCATCTGATGCTGTTACTTATAATCTTGAGAAAAAGTTTAAATTGCCTCAAGGCAGAATTAAAAAAGTATACGAATTCGTTCCAAAGGAAGAAGAGCAACCTATTGTGCAGGTTGTTGATGATGTCTTAGATTCGCTTTCAATACCTAGAGACAGTAGTATTGTAATAGGATCTGGTACTTACGAGTGGCGAAAATCGCCTGATGTCTTTGTTCAAATTGCTAATTACATCAAAATCAATCACGAGCACGCTATGCCCTACTTTGTCTGGGTGGGGGGTGATCTTGAATCTATTGAGTGGAAAAAACTACAATATGATATTGCTAGATTTAAGCTCGAAGGGCATGTTCAATTTATTGGGAAGCGTAGTAATGCTTTAGACTATATTAGGGCGGCCGATCTTTTTCTTTTGACCTCTCGCGAAGATCCTTATCCGCTCGTTTGTTTAGAAGCAGCTACGTTAGGCAAACCAGTATTGTGTTTTGATCAATCAGGCGGAATGCCAGAGTTTGTAGAGAATCAAAATGGTGTGGTAGTGCCTTACCTGCGCTTTGATTTGATGGGAGAGGCCATAATCTCATTGCTGGCTGATCCTGAAAGATGTAAGCAGTTAGGCCGTAATGCTCGGCAGAAGGTTACAGAGGAACATGGAGTTGAAAAGGCAGGTAAGCAGATATTTTATATATTATGTGAGTTAGCTAATATTACATAA